Proteins encoded by one window of Chondromyces crocatus:
- a CDS encoding PAS domain-containing protein: MSQRDPSPQGPPHAVAARQKQLDEGWAHFFEATSDLLICADPAGVSLDLSASWERTLGFTLDEIRAHPLSHYVHPADREHTLAEFTRLNAGGTFIPFTNRYRRKDGTYASIAWKSYVQVQGLAYCLAHDVSATEEAEAALRTSHERLQHLLHASGVVLYAFSLDEGRPMTFISENVREQFGYAAEDFIRDPRFWHDRIHPDDREGTLAAGEQLSRGGAYHREYRWLHKDGSYRWIHDEARLGRAAEGGPPEAYGSLHDITERKESERTIQQQATTLLELSTPLIPISDEILVMPLIGVVDSRRAEQVMTTLLEGIGERRVHWVILDITGVGVIDTLVADALLRTARAARLLGVDVALTGIRPDVASTLVTLDVDMSHLLTFGTLQAGIQHAMRCAARPPAR; encoded by the coding sequence ATGTCGCAGCGAGATCCGTCGCCCCAGGGGCCCCCGCACGCCGTCGCAGCACGACAGAAGCAGCTCGACGAGGGCTGGGCTCACTTCTTCGAGGCCACGTCGGACCTCCTCATCTGCGCCGATCCTGCCGGTGTCTCCCTGGATCTCAGCGCGAGCTGGGAGCGCACGCTGGGCTTCACCCTCGACGAGATCCGCGCCCACCCACTCAGCCACTATGTGCATCCGGCGGATCGCGAGCACACGCTCGCAGAGTTCACCCGCCTCAATGCTGGTGGCACCTTCATCCCGTTCACCAACCGCTACCGCCGCAAGGACGGCACGTACGCCTCGATCGCCTGGAAGTCGTACGTACAGGTACAAGGCCTCGCTTACTGCCTCGCCCACGACGTCAGCGCCACCGAAGAGGCAGAGGCGGCACTACGCACCTCCCACGAACGCTTGCAGCACCTTCTCCACGCCAGTGGCGTCGTCCTCTACGCCTTCTCGCTCGACGAGGGCCGTCCCATGACCTTCATCAGCGAGAACGTGCGCGAGCAGTTCGGCTACGCCGCCGAGGATTTCATCCGCGACCCCCGCTTCTGGCACGACCGCATCCACCCCGACGACCGCGAAGGCACCCTCGCCGCGGGCGAGCAGCTCTCCAGAGGGGGCGCTTACCACCGCGAGTACCGGTGGCTGCACAAGGATGGCAGCTACCGCTGGATCCACGATGAAGCCAGGCTTGGACGCGCCGCCGAAGGGGGCCCACCCGAGGCCTACGGGAGCCTGCACGACATCACCGAGCGCAAGGAATCGGAGCGCACCATCCAGCAGCAGGCCACCACCCTGCTCGAGCTGTCCACGCCCCTCATCCCCATCAGCGACGAGATCCTGGTCATGCCCCTCATCGGCGTGGTCGACAGCCGGCGGGCGGAGCAGGTGATGACCACGCTCCTCGAAGGCATCGGCGAACGCAGGGTCCACTGGGTCATCCTCGACATCACGGGGGTCGGCGTCATCGACACCCTGGTCGCCGACGCCCTGCTCCGCACCGCCCGCGCGGCGCGGCTCCTCGGCGTCGACGTCGCGCTCACCGGCATCCGCCCCGACGTCGCCTCGACGCTGGTCACGCTGGACGTCGACATGAGCCACCTGCTGACCTTCGGAACCCTCCAGGCCGGGATCCAGCACGCCATGCGTTGCGCGGCGAGACCCCCGGCGCGCTGA
- a CDS encoding vWA domain-containing protein, with amino-acid sequence MRARTVKLVVSTMIPALLAGCGAAPEKSFSASPSSPESGRRTTAGAAVSASDMLAAPEQVAMADESSVSVAAAPAPPAPPPPPPAQAPSKVAKEDARRLEGPQEKSAAEAKLAAAPVQEPGVVAAPPPETPGREGYTDYGVNPFTDPLKDRFSTFAVDVDTASYAISRRKIMEGTLPPFQAVRAEEFLNYFQYGYVTPKSGPFAVHLTAAPSPYTQGHHLLRVAVQGKRISSSERKPVHLVYLVDTSGSMESADKMGLAKKSLRLLTDSLRKGDTVALCTYAGSVREVLAPTGIEQRSKILAAIDDLSASGSTAMSSGIDLAYNLAQRTLVPGHVNRVMVLSDGDANVGATSHQEILKTIKHARDKGITLSTIGFGMGNYQDTMMERLANEGNGNYYYIDSETQARRVFSEQIDGTLEVIARDVKIQVEIDPDLVKTYRLIGYENRDVADKDFRNDKVDAGEIGSGHSVTAFYELELRSGKVAAKAPVVVRLRHKTPLGSDKADETLVRMDPSAMASSFEAAPANFRFGAAVAGFAEILRQSPHARSWKLAEVERIAVSAAGQAQEQQEFINLVRRAGSLSEGRGGALVAK; translated from the coding sequence ATGCGCGCACGCACCGTGAAGCTCGTCGTCTCGACCATGATCCCTGCACTGCTCGCCGGCTGTGGCGCTGCGCCCGAGAAGTCGTTCTCCGCGAGCCCGTCCTCGCCAGAGAGCGGCCGGCGCACGACGGCAGGTGCAGCCGTCTCGGCGTCGGACATGCTGGCTGCACCAGAGCAGGTGGCCATGGCGGACGAGAGCTCGGTCAGCGTCGCAGCGGCGCCTGCGCCCCCTGCTCCGCCGCCGCCTCCTCCTGCGCAGGCTCCCTCGAAGGTCGCCAAGGAGGATGCCCGCCGGCTGGAGGGACCGCAGGAGAAGAGCGCAGCCGAGGCCAAACTGGCTGCTGCGCCCGTGCAGGAGCCTGGTGTCGTCGCCGCGCCGCCTCCGGAGACGCCGGGCCGCGAGGGCTACACGGACTATGGCGTGAACCCGTTCACCGACCCGTTGAAGGATCGCTTCTCCACCTTCGCGGTCGACGTCGACACGGCTTCGTATGCGATCTCGCGCCGCAAGATCATGGAAGGCACGCTGCCTCCCTTTCAGGCGGTGCGGGCAGAGGAGTTCCTCAATTACTTTCAGTACGGCTACGTGACGCCGAAGAGTGGGCCGTTCGCCGTCCACCTCACGGCCGCGCCCTCGCCCTACACCCAGGGTCACCACCTGCTCCGAGTCGCCGTGCAGGGCAAGCGGATCTCGTCCTCGGAGAGGAAGCCAGTCCACCTGGTGTACCTCGTCGACACCAGCGGCTCGATGGAGTCGGCGGACAAGATGGGGCTGGCGAAGAAGTCCCTCCGCTTGCTCACCGACTCGCTGCGAAAGGGAGACACGGTCGCGCTCTGCACCTATGCGGGGAGCGTCCGCGAGGTGCTCGCGCCGACGGGCATCGAGCAGCGGAGCAAGATCCTCGCGGCGATCGACGACCTCTCGGCGAGTGGTTCGACGGCGATGTCGAGCGGGATCGATCTCGCTTACAACCTCGCGCAGCGCACCCTGGTGCCAGGTCACGTGAACCGGGTGATGGTGCTGTCGGACGGGGACGCGAACGTCGGGGCGACGTCACACCAGGAGATCCTGAAGACCATCAAGCATGCCAGGGACAAGGGCATCACCCTGTCGACCATCGGCTTCGGGATGGGGAACTACCAGGACACGATGATGGAGCGGCTCGCGAACGAGGGGAACGGGAACTACTACTACATCGACAGCGAGACGCAGGCGCGGCGGGTGTTCTCGGAGCAGATCGACGGGACGCTGGAGGTGATCGCGCGCGACGTGAAGATCCAGGTGGAGATCGATCCCGACCTGGTGAAGACCTACCGGCTGATCGGCTACGAGAATCGCGACGTGGCCGACAAGGATTTCCGGAACGACAAGGTGGACGCTGGGGAGATCGGGTCGGGGCACAGCGTCACGGCGTTCTACGAGCTGGAGCTGCGGAGCGGGAAGGTGGCGGCAAAGGCGCCGGTCGTCGTTCGGCTGCGCCACAAGACGCCTCTGGGATCCGATAAAGCGGACGAGACGCTGGTGCGGATGGATCCGAGCGCCATGGCATCGAGCTTCGAGGCTGCCCCGGCCAACTTCCGGTTCGGTGCGGCGGTCGCGGGGTTCGCCGAGATCCTGAGGCAGAGCCCGCATGCGCGAAGCTGGAAGCTCGCGGAGGTGGAGC
- the dnaJ gene encoding molecular chaperone DnaJ, whose product MRDPYDVLSVDKSATQDEIKGAFRRLAAQHHPDRNPDDPGAQQRFKEVNAAYQILSDPQKRAAYDRFGPAVAGGAGGPFQGVPFDVNDLNLDAIFGDLLGALGFRHGDRGTLQKEVKITFEEAAFGCTKDVTYERVEACSDCSGSGSAPGSTPERCSACSGRGRVRVQQGVLPIALERACARCRGTGRIVIDPCKTCRGAGLVTKERTIEVTMPAGVENGATRLVERAGNAPRPDRAAGDLELTVRVSPHELFRRVGDDIVCSLPISFPQAALGGELEIPTLEGKGKLKIPAGTQPGMVLRVKGKGIPRRVMGGRGDQLVEVTVEVPTKLTAQQKELIAQLAREMGEGVHPQQASFMDRLKGLFG is encoded by the coding sequence GTGCGGGATCCGTACGATGTACTGAGCGTCGACAAGTCGGCGACGCAGGACGAGATCAAGGGCGCGTTCCGACGGCTGGCCGCTCAGCATCACCCGGATCGGAACCCGGATGACCCTGGAGCGCAGCAGCGCTTCAAGGAGGTCAACGCCGCGTACCAGATCCTGAGCGATCCTCAGAAGCGCGCGGCCTACGATCGCTTCGGCCCGGCCGTCGCCGGCGGGGCCGGGGGACCGTTCCAGGGGGTCCCCTTCGACGTGAACGACCTCAACCTGGACGCCATCTTCGGCGACCTGCTCGGCGCTCTCGGGTTCCGGCACGGCGACCGTGGGACGTTGCAGAAAGAGGTGAAGATCACGTTCGAAGAGGCGGCGTTCGGCTGCACGAAGGACGTGACCTACGAGCGCGTGGAGGCGTGCTCGGATTGCAGCGGCTCGGGGTCGGCGCCCGGGTCGACGCCAGAGCGCTGCTCGGCGTGCAGCGGTCGGGGGCGGGTGCGCGTACAGCAAGGCGTGCTGCCCATCGCGCTCGAGCGCGCCTGCGCGCGGTGCAGGGGAACAGGGCGGATCGTGATCGATCCCTGCAAGACGTGCAGGGGCGCCGGGCTCGTCACCAAGGAGCGCACCATCGAGGTCACCATGCCGGCAGGCGTGGAGAACGGGGCGACGCGCCTCGTCGAACGCGCCGGAAACGCACCCCGTCCCGATCGCGCAGCAGGGGATCTTGAACTCACGGTGCGCGTCTCGCCACACGAGCTGTTTCGGCGGGTGGGTGACGACATCGTCTGCTCGTTGCCCATCTCGTTCCCGCAGGCGGCGCTCGGTGGCGAGCTGGAAATCCCGACGCTCGAAGGGAAGGGAAAGCTGAAGATCCCAGCGGGGACGCAGCCGGGGATGGTACTTCGTGTCAAGGGGAAGGGGATACCGCGTCGCGTCATGGGCGGTCGCGGAGATCAGCTCGTCGAGGTGACCGTGGAGGTGCCCACGAAGCTGACGGCGCAGCAAAAAGAGCTGATCGCGCAGCTTGCGCGAGAGATGGGCGAAGGTGTGCATCCGCAACAGGCGTCCTTCATGGATCGGTTGAAGGGTCTGTTTGGCTGA
- a CDS encoding class I adenylate-forming enzyme family protein: MKMREVLGGAQARARFAVWKARTASRVVVQTGLHTAMHWRGARCLVSELLRGKSGPSSIFKFHAENTPDAVALVDARSFSEAGGEDRTYSFRVLDDAIDRLGSVLHGWGIGPGRGALVMLKNRAEFLVVQPAVSRIGAAAVSASWRSTVPELVYLASHSGAGALFFDAELAGLIEEAAPQLSGIARERMIAVGGAVPGFRSLDDVVAGAEGGGAPDRSEAGSVVMYTSGTTGKPKGAVRTFPKDAAAATLAFIGETPMHVGDTHLVVCPLYHATAFAFASMNFVVGAKVVVLREFKPELFMEALQRYRVTSTAVVPTMLHRVMELGKERLRQYDTSSLRMIVAGGAPLPAQLATEVLGAFGDKLYNFYGATEVGLVTLAKPADLHAAPATIGKAVPGVEIRLIHESGRDCAIGEVGELYARSLLLIEGYHRDPEATREATLDGFFTVGDLARRDADGRYFIEGRKRDMIISGGVNVYPAEVEAALHEHPDVAEAAVVGVADREWGERVRAFVVRRPGTEVTEESLKEHCRVRVARPKVPREVVFLDELPRNPTGKVLKRELVRWEAT; the protein is encoded by the coding sequence ATGAAGATGCGCGAAGTGCTGGGGGGCGCGCAGGCGAGGGCGCGTTTCGCTGTCTGGAAGGCGCGGACCGCAAGCCGGGTGGTCGTGCAGACGGGGTTGCACACGGCGATGCACTGGCGCGGCGCGCGGTGCCTGGTGAGCGAGCTGCTCCGAGGGAAGTCGGGGCCGTCGTCGATCTTCAAGTTCCACGCGGAGAACACACCAGACGCGGTGGCGCTCGTCGATGCGCGCAGCTTCAGCGAGGCCGGTGGCGAGGACCGGACGTACTCATTTCGAGTGCTCGACGACGCCATCGATCGGCTGGGGTCCGTGCTGCACGGCTGGGGGATCGGGCCGGGGCGTGGCGCGCTGGTGATGCTCAAGAACCGGGCGGAGTTCCTGGTAGTGCAGCCCGCCGTGTCGCGGATCGGCGCGGCGGCGGTCTCGGCGTCCTGGCGGTCGACGGTGCCGGAGCTGGTCTACCTGGCGAGTCATTCGGGGGCGGGGGCCCTCTTCTTCGATGCCGAGCTGGCGGGTCTGATCGAGGAGGCGGCGCCACAGCTCTCGGGCATTGCGCGCGAGCGGATGATCGCCGTGGGAGGCGCTGTGCCAGGGTTCCGTTCCCTGGACGATGTGGTGGCTGGCGCGGAGGGGGGCGGGGCGCCGGACCGGAGCGAGGCTGGGTCGGTGGTGATGTACACCTCCGGCACGACAGGGAAGCCGAAGGGCGCGGTCCGCACGTTCCCGAAGGATGCTGCTGCGGCGACGCTGGCGTTCATCGGCGAGACGCCAATGCACGTGGGGGATACGCACCTCGTGGTCTGCCCGCTCTACCACGCGACGGCGTTCGCATTTGCGAGCATGAACTTCGTGGTCGGCGCGAAGGTGGTGGTGCTCCGGGAGTTCAAGCCGGAGCTGTTCATGGAGGCACTTCAGCGTTACCGGGTGACCTCGACGGCGGTGGTGCCGACCATGCTTCACCGGGTGATGGAGCTGGGGAAGGAGCGTCTTCGCCAGTACGACACCTCCTCGCTGCGCATGATCGTCGCCGGGGGGGCGCCGCTCCCAGCGCAGCTCGCGACGGAGGTGCTCGGAGCATTCGGTGACAAGCTCTACAATTTCTACGGAGCGACCGAGGTCGGTCTGGTGACCCTCGCCAAGCCGGCCGACCTGCATGCTGCGCCGGCGACCATCGGGAAGGCCGTCCCCGGCGTGGAGATCCGGCTGATCCACGAGTCGGGACGGGACTGTGCGATCGGTGAAGTGGGCGAGCTGTACGCGCGGAGCTTGCTGCTGATCGAGGGATACCACCGTGATCCGGAGGCCACGCGGGAGGCGACGCTGGATGGGTTCTTCACGGTCGGAGATCTGGCGCGACGTGACGCGGACGGTCGCTATTTCATCGAGGGACGCAAGCGGGACATGATCATTTCCGGCGGCGTGAACGTGTACCCCGCCGAGGTGGAGGCGGCGCTGCACGAGCACCCAGACGTCGCGGAGGCGGCCGTGGTGGGGGTGGCGGATCGCGAGTGGGGCGAGCGGGTGCGGGCCTTCGTGGTGCGGAGGCCCGGAACCGAGGTCACCGAGGAGTCGCTGAAGGAGCACTGCCGCGTCAGGGTGGCCAGGCCCAAGGTGCCTCGGGAAGTGGTGTTTCTGGACGAGCTGCCGCGGAACCCGACCGGCAAGGTGCTGAAGCGGGAACTCGTCCGCTGGGAGGCGACATGA
- a CDS encoding pyruvate, water dikinase regulatory protein, whose protein sequence is MAVLLSDKPKYIDVLSDSTGETAEKVVRAALLQFPEAGVQIRLHTRVRTQEVARPVLERAAKEGALVVFTVVSPELREFVYGLTADLQVEAIDIIGSLIGRLGTFLDREPINLPSAMLPLTEEYFRRIEAVEFAVKSDDGKEPRNFKKADVVLIGVSRTSKTPLSTLLAQRGLKIANQPLVLGVPPPIELLDAPQDRVVALTIGLEQLCEIRQARLRQLGMPPETNYAMREHVRQELEYANSIFRAHPEWPVVDVTGRAIEETAVIILEHMKERDERAKAARAGLR, encoded by the coding sequence GTGGCTGTCTTGCTGAGCGACAAACCCAAGTACATCGACGTTCTGAGTGACTCGACGGGCGAGACGGCCGAGAAGGTCGTCCGTGCCGCGCTGCTCCAGTTTCCCGAGGCGGGTGTGCAGATCCGGCTGCACACCCGTGTGCGCACGCAGGAAGTGGCACGTCCGGTGCTGGAGCGTGCGGCAAAGGAAGGCGCGCTGGTGGTCTTCACCGTGGTGAGCCCCGAGCTTCGGGAGTTCGTCTACGGCCTGACGGCGGACCTCCAGGTCGAAGCCATCGACATCATCGGCTCCCTCATCGGCCGGTTGGGGACGTTCCTCGATCGCGAGCCGATCAACCTGCCGAGCGCAATGCTGCCGCTGACCGAGGAGTACTTCCGTCGGATCGAGGCCGTCGAGTTCGCGGTGAAGAGTGACGACGGCAAGGAGCCGCGCAACTTCAAGAAGGCCGACGTGGTGCTCATCGGGGTGTCGCGCACCTCGAAGACCCCGCTGTCGACGCTGCTCGCGCAGCGTGGTCTGAAGATCGCCAACCAGCCGCTGGTGCTCGGGGTGCCGCCGCCCATCGAGCTGCTCGATGCTCCCCAAGACCGGGTCGTCGCGCTGACCATCGGCCTGGAGCAGCTCTGCGAGATCCGTCAGGCGCGTCTGCGGCAGCTCGGGATGCCTCCGGAGACCAACTACGCGATGCGAGAGCACGTGCGCCAGGAGCTGGAGTACGCGAACTCGATCTTCCGCGCACACCCGGAATGGCCCGTGGTCGACGTCACGGGGCGGGCGATCGAGGAGACGGCGGTGATCATCCTCGAGCACATGAAGGAACGCGATGAGCGTGCCAAGGCGGCTCGTGCGGGGTTGAGATAG
- a CDS encoding response regulator transcription factor, with amino-acid sequence MAQSPAMTGVDEIKKRILVVEDEQDVAFMIARFLGTEYDVAVAMNGQQGLEMAFDEPRPELIITDVMMPKLDGISMVKRIRERDPNRKTPVIFLTAKSAPMDIVAGIQAGAKHYITKPFQFDELRKKVRKVLTGR; translated from the coding sequence ATGGCACAATCACCCGCGATGACGGGTGTCGACGAGATCAAAAAGCGCATCCTGGTCGTCGAAGACGAGCAGGACGTCGCGTTCATGATCGCCCGCTTTCTGGGCACCGAGTACGACGTGGCCGTGGCCATGAACGGCCAGCAAGGCCTGGAGATGGCCTTCGACGAGCCCCGACCGGAGCTCATCATCACCGATGTGATGATGCCCAAGCTCGACGGCATCAGCATGGTGAAGCGCATCCGCGAGCGCGATCCCAACCGCAAGACCCCGGTCATCTTCCTGACCGCGAAATCGGCCCCCATGGACATCGTGGCCGGCATCCAGGCCGGAGCGAAGCACTACATCACCAAGCCCTTCCAGTTCGACGAGCTGCGCAAGAAGGTGCGGAAGGTGCTCACCGGCAGGTAG
- a CDS encoding PilZ domain-containing protein, which translates to MSSPDRRSANRSAIELSVEYKRLNTFFADYTRNISKGGTFIRTDRPLGLGTEFIFALRIRGLDEPLRIRGRVKWVVLPEEAGGDRQPGMGIEFQWNNDTERLDTERVVERLMTSELGEVLAARLLGKKVDDLAR; encoded by the coding sequence GTGAGTAGCCCCGATCGACGCTCGGCCAACCGCTCGGCCATCGAGCTGAGCGTCGAATACAAGCGGCTCAACACCTTCTTCGCCGACTACACCCGCAACATCTCCAAGGGCGGCACCTTCATCCGGACCGACCGCCCCCTCGGCCTCGGCACGGAGTTCATCTTCGCCTTGCGCATCCGCGGCCTCGACGAACCGCTGCGCATCCGCGGCCGCGTGAAATGGGTGGTGCTCCCCGAGGAGGCCGGGGGCGATCGACAACCCGGCATGGGCATCGAGTTCCAGTGGAACAACGACACCGAGCGCCTCGACACCGAACGTGTCGTGGAACGCCTCATGACCTCCGAGCTGGGAGAGGTCCTGGCAGCGCGCCTGCTCGGCAAGAAAGTGGACGACCTGGCTCGGTAG
- a CDS encoding formylglycine-generating enzyme family protein gives MGALWDARFDWLGWGGTLLVGAFLAGACSGDEAARGPSSHGDGGHGGDAGSGDAGGGATGGGDATGGAGPGGGGPQEPLCGSSDVQPPTPPSCTSGAPGTGAHCGPEGTSCCASHLVPCGTYRPGYDGVTFDYPSPPATVGDFQLDVYEITVGRFRAFVDAGQGTQEAPPAITAGRHPRISNSGWRTEWNIALPTSTSVLRTRIRCHDVHTTWTDAPGPNEALPMNCISWFEAFAFCAWDGGRLPTETEWNHAAAGGDQQREYPWGSGIDDTRAVYGCLQGNCSADFISAVGSRSPGGNGRWGHTDLAGSMTEWTLDWFVANFTPGCVDCASVDLGTERVLRGGGFISPATPLLAAYRNKAPPIVGDVAGRYRHVGARCARDL, from the coding sequence ATGGGTGCTCTCTGGGATGCTCGCTTCGACTGGCTCGGGTGGGGTGGCACGCTGCTGGTAGGGGCGTTCCTCGCTGGAGCGTGCTCCGGGGATGAGGCGGCGCGAGGCCCCTCCAGCCATGGCGATGGAGGCCATGGGGGCGACGCGGGGAGCGGTGATGCTGGCGGCGGAGCCACAGGAGGCGGCGACGCAACAGGTGGCGCAGGCCCTGGGGGTGGTGGTCCTCAGGAACCGCTGTGTGGTTCGTCGGATGTGCAGCCGCCGACGCCACCGAGCTGCACCAGCGGCGCCCCGGGCACAGGGGCTCACTGTGGTCCCGAGGGGACGAGCTGCTGCGCGAGCCACCTCGTCCCTTGCGGCACCTACCGCCCCGGGTATGACGGCGTCACCTTCGACTACCCGTCACCTCCCGCCACGGTCGGCGACTTCCAGCTCGACGTGTACGAGATCACCGTCGGCCGCTTCCGTGCCTTCGTCGACGCTGGCCAGGGCACGCAGGAGGCCCCCCCGGCCATCACCGCAGGGAGGCACCCGCGCATCTCCAACAGTGGCTGGAGGACAGAGTGGAACATCGCCCTGCCGACCAGTACCTCCGTGTTGCGCACCCGCATCCGCTGCCACGATGTGCACACCACATGGACCGACGCCCCGGGTCCGAATGAAGCCCTGCCGATGAACTGCATCAGCTGGTTCGAGGCGTTCGCATTCTGCGCCTGGGATGGTGGTCGCCTGCCCACCGAGACGGAGTGGAACCACGCTGCGGCAGGGGGAGACCAGCAGCGAGAGTACCCTTGGGGTTCGGGCATCGACGACACCCGCGCCGTTTATGGCTGCCTCCAGGGCAACTGCTCCGCCGACTTCATTTCTGCCGTCGGCTCCCGCTCCCCCGGTGGAAACGGGCGCTGGGGCCACACCGATCTCGCCGGAAGCATGACCGAGTGGACGCTCGACTGGTTCGTCGCGAACTTCACGCCCGGTTGCGTCGACTGCGCCAGCGTCGACCTCGGAACGGAGCGCGTGCTTCGTGGCGGCGGCTTCATCAGCCCGGCCACCCCTCTCCTCGCTGCCTACCGGAACAAGGCGCCCCCCATCGTGGGTGATGTCGCGGGTCGTTATCGTCACGTGGGCGCTCGATGCGCCCGCGACCTCTGA
- a CDS encoding serine/threonine-protein kinase produces the protein MRQGTLIAGKYRLQHLLGDGAAGEVWAALNERTDREVAIKLITGGDSELRERSILEARILGRVSHRNVVEVLDAGEAARGEPFLVMPRLAGETLAERLKRERRIAPMKAAAIALEVARGLIAAHALGVIHRDLKPSNIFLHRDPETGLDQVKVLDFGVGKFLVGDGPPMTRTGEIVGSPAYMSPEQAKADRGIDHRTDVWSLGIVLFEMLAGRRPFTNKSISVIADIVSAPIPQLSSLLPELDPQLAQVVSRCMVREVAQRVQSAEELVGLLKPCAGAEDVWGSSESWRRPPISSSSGVAVSGNGTAIMVLPGAADEDQIATVAQAPAVREEDAATVPASSFRPVPLTLLDPSGPSKLWRDSVAAAARVQPSSGAAVGTPLAASLPAAPSASGPAAMGSGPAAMGAAPASAPRPSSTPGGVMPPAPMPPAPMAPVAAPVGTPQSRLSPSTPVGTPVPSTPVPAPVGTPLPVPASAFGARAVLPSHPAMLSAPLQPRYPASSLSTGEGPSSAPSRMTASSGVEFQAMTPSSRNVAPRTRWTVLVLVGAGSALTVAVVVALVIGIGHRLASTRGSVVSQPSAAASGSPK, from the coding sequence ATGCGTCAAGGCACGCTCATCGCCGGCAAGTACCGCTTGCAACACCTGCTGGGCGACGGCGCTGCTGGCGAGGTATGGGCTGCGCTCAACGAGCGCACCGATCGCGAGGTTGCGATCAAGCTCATCACGGGCGGCGACTCGGAGCTGCGTGAGCGCTCGATCCTGGAGGCAAGGATCCTCGGGCGCGTCAGCCACCGCAATGTGGTCGAGGTGCTCGATGCGGGAGAGGCGGCTCGCGGCGAGCCCTTCCTGGTCATGCCGCGCCTTGCAGGCGAGACGCTTGCCGAGCGGCTGAAGCGGGAGCGACGGATCGCGCCGATGAAGGCCGCAGCGATCGCTCTGGAGGTCGCCCGAGGGTTGATCGCGGCGCATGCGCTGGGGGTCATCCACCGCGACCTCAAGCCATCGAACATCTTCCTGCACCGTGACCCGGAGACGGGGCTGGATCAGGTGAAGGTGCTCGACTTCGGCGTGGGAAAGTTCCTGGTTGGCGATGGCCCGCCGATGACGCGAACGGGAGAGATCGTGGGCTCTCCGGCCTACATGAGCCCGGAGCAGGCGAAAGCAGACAGGGGAATCGATCACCGGACCGATGTGTGGTCCCTGGGGATCGTGCTGTTCGAGATGCTCGCGGGGCGAAGGCCCTTCACGAACAAGAGCATCTCGGTGATCGCCGACATCGTGTCGGCGCCGATCCCGCAGCTTTCATCGCTGCTCCCGGAGCTGGATCCTCAGCTCGCGCAGGTGGTCTCGCGCTGCATGGTGCGGGAGGTAGCGCAGCGGGTGCAGTCCGCGGAGGAGCTGGTGGGGCTACTGAAGCCCTGCGCGGGCGCCGAGGATGTCTGGGGAAGCTCGGAGAGCTGGCGCCGTCCGCCGATCTCGTCGTCCAGTGGCGTGGCGGTCTCCGGGAACGGGACCGCCATCATGGTGCTGCCAGGAGCCGCGGATGAGGACCAGATCGCGACCGTCGCCCAGGCGCCGGCGGTGCGGGAGGAGGACGCCGCGACGGTACCAGCGTCGAGTTTCAGGCCCGTACCGCTGACGTTGCTGGATCCATCGGGACCCTCGAAGTTGTGGCGTGACTCGGTGGCTGCGGCGGCGCGCGTCCAGCCCAGCAGTGGCGCTGCGGTGGGCACGCCGCTCGCAGCATCCTTGCCGGCTGCGCCATCCGCTTCGGGACCGGCAGCGATGGGGTCGGGACCAGCAGCGATGGGGGCCGCTCCAGCGTCGGCTCCGAGGCCCTCATCGACACCGGGAGGGGTGATGCCTCCCGCACCGATGCCTCCCGCGCCGATGGCACCTGTGGCAGCACCGGTCGGGACCCCCCAATCCAGGCTGTCTCCCTCAACGCCGGTCGGGACACCCGTCCCGAGCACGCCGGTGCCTGCGCCGGTCGGGACTCCCCTTCCGGTGCCGGCTTCGGCGTTCGGGGCGCGAGCGGTCTTGCCGAGCCACCCCGCGATGCTTTCGGCTCCCCTCCAGCCGCGTTACCCGGCCTCGAGCCTCTCGACCGGCGAAGGGCCGTCGTCCGCGCCTTCCCGGATGACCGCCTCGTCCGGTGTCGAGTTCCAGGCGATGACGCCCTCCTCGCGGAACGTCGCTCCGCGGACGCGGTGGACCGTGCTCGTGCTGGTCGGTGCGGGGAGCGCGCTCACGGTGGCGGTGGTCGTGGCGCTGGTGATCGGGATCGGACACCGCCTCGCGTCGACGCGAGGCAGCGTGGTGTCTCAGCCCTCCGCGGCGGCGAGCGGGAGTCCGAAGTAA